In a genomic window of Asticcacaulis sp.:
- a CDS encoding Lrp/AsnC ligand binding domain-containing protein: MLDEMDRRLLRALQADGRITNQAMADLCHISPAACFERVKRLRKDGYILGTMAVLDPEKLDCALMIFVEILLDRTTGGLFEEFARAVKRRPEIMECHMVGGGFDYLIKVRVKDMAAYRHFLGTTLVDMPGVRETRTYAVLEEVKNTQALPV, translated from the coding sequence ATGCTCGATGAAATGGACCGGCGCCTCCTGCGCGCCCTTCAGGCCGATGGCCGCATCACTAACCAGGCCATGGCCGACCTGTGCCATATATCGCCGGCGGCCTGTTTCGAGCGCGTCAAACGGCTGCGCAAGGACGGCTATATCCTCGGCACCATGGCGGTGCTCGATCCGGAAAAGCTCGATTGCGCCCTGATGATCTTCGTCGAGATCCTGCTTGATCGCACCACCGGCGGCCTGTTCGAGGAATTTGCCCGCGCGGTAAAACGCCGGCCGGAAATCATGGAATGCCATATGGTGGGCGGCGGCTTCGACTATTTGATCAAGGTGCGCGTCAAGGACATGGCCGCCTACCGGCATTTTCTCGGCACCACTTTGGTGGATATGCCGGGCGTGCGCGAAACCCGCACCTATGCCGTGCTGGAAGAGGTCAAGAACACCCAGGCCCTGCCTGTGTGA
- the istA gene encoding IS21 family transposase translates to MALLSVIRRWAFRDRISIREISRRTGLSRNTIRRYLRSDAVEPKYRVPDRPSKLDPYAEKLAHWLKIETGKSRKQKRTIKQLHGDLIALGYEGSYGRVAAFARDWKASRLRDQQTTGRGTFVPSAFEAGEAFQFDWSEDWAVLGGERTKLQVAHFKLAYSRAFFLRAYPLQTHEMLFDAHVEAFRVLGGVPRRGIYDNMRTAVDKIGVGKARQVNLRFQAMASHYLFDAEFCNPASGWEKGQVEKNVQDARHRLWIPIPSFPNLAALNVWLEERCIAYWREIPHGELPGTIADVWAEEQDYLMAPTRPFDGFVEHTKRVTPTCLIHLERNRYSVPASFANRPVSVRVYPDRIVVAAEGQILCEHQRIIDRSHHTPGRTVYDWRHYLAVIQRKPGALRNGAPFTDLPESFRRLQGHLLKRPGGDREMVEILALVLQHDEQVVLQAVELALAGGVPTKTHILNLLHRLIDGTTPPDTIDAPQALRLRQEPLANVERYDALRTEGRHAS, encoded by the coding sequence ATGGCACTATTGAGCGTCATCAGACGCTGGGCTTTCCGTGATCGGATATCGATCCGGGAGATATCGCGGCGGACAGGATTGTCCCGCAACACTATCCGCAGATACCTACGATCTGACGCTGTTGAGCCGAAGTATCGGGTGCCGGACCGGCCCAGTAAGCTGGACCCGTACGCTGAGAAACTGGCGCATTGGCTGAAGATTGAAACTGGCAAGTCTCGCAAGCAAAAGCGCACCATCAAACAGCTCCACGGCGATCTGATTGCCTTGGGTTACGAGGGATCCTATGGTCGTGTGGCGGCTTTTGCGCGGGATTGGAAAGCCAGTCGTTTGCGTGACCAGCAAACAACTGGCCGCGGGACCTTCGTACCCTCGGCCTTCGAGGCCGGCGAAGCCTTCCAGTTCGACTGGAGCGAGGACTGGGCCGTTCTGGGTGGCGAGCGCACCAAGCTTCAGGTAGCCCACTTCAAGCTGGCATACAGCCGGGCCTTCTTCCTCAGGGCCTATCCGCTTCAGACGCATGAGATGCTGTTCGATGCTCATGTCGAAGCCTTCCGCGTGCTGGGCGGGGTGCCGCGGCGGGGTATTTATGACAATATGAGAACGGCGGTCGATAAGATCGGAGTCGGCAAGGCGCGGCAGGTGAACCTGCGCTTCCAGGCGATGGCCAGTCATTATCTGTTCGATGCCGAGTTCTGCAATCCGGCGTCAGGCTGGGAGAAGGGACAGGTCGAGAAGAACGTCCAGGATGCCCGTCACCGGCTATGGATACCGATACCCAGCTTCCCGAACCTGGCGGCTCTGAATGTCTGGCTGGAAGAGCGGTGTATCGCTTACTGGCGGGAAATCCCGCATGGTGAACTGCCGGGGACGATTGCGGATGTCTGGGCGGAAGAGCAGGACTACTTAATGGCGCCCACGCGGCCGTTCGACGGCTTCGTCGAACATACCAAACGGGTGACCCCGACGTGCCTGATCCATTTGGAGCGCAATCGCTACAGCGTGCCGGCCTCGTTCGCCAACCGCCCGGTCAGCGTGCGCGTCTATCCAGATCGCATCGTCGTGGCGGCGGAAGGTCAGATCCTGTGCGAGCATCAACGGATTATAGATCGCAGCCATCATACGCCTGGTCGCACCGTCTACGATTGGCGTCACTATCTGGCGGTGATCCAGCGCAAGCCAGGCGCCCTGCGTAACGGCGCGCCATTCACTGATCTGCCGGAATCCTTCCGGCGGCTTCAGGGGCACCTCCTCAAACGCCCTGGTGGCGATCGGGAAATGGTCGAAATCCTGGCCCTTGTTCTTCAACATGACGAACAGGTCGTCTTGCAAGCCGTTGAGCTGGCACTGGCTGGTGGCGTGCCAACCAAGACACACATCCTGAACCTGCTGCATCGCCTGATCGACGGGACAACGCCGCCCGATACAATCGATGCGCCACAGGCGCTGCGGCTGAGGCAGGAACCCCTGGCTAATGTTGAGCGCTATGATGCCTTGCGCACGGAGGGCCGTCATGCGTCATGA